One Proteobacteria bacterium CG1_02_64_396 genomic window, CCCCGCCCCACCCCCCGTTCTCGGGGGGGGCGCGCCCCACATCCACCGTGACGGCCTGCACATCCCCCCCCATTCAGGGGGTGGCCCCCAATGGGCGCACCCCTAATCTGCGCACGCCACATCCCCCACCCCTCCGGTCGTCTCGGGCCCACCCCGAAAGGCCGGTTTGCTCCACCCATCCCCCTGGAGTTGCCATGTCCGTCGTGCGCACCACCCTGATCGCCAGTGCCCTGAGTTTGACCGCCGTCCTGCCCGCCCAGGCGGTGCAGTACAGACAACTGCCCGCCGAACCGCTGATCGGTTACCTCGGCCTCGGCGGCGGCGTCGACATCGTTTCCCCCAAAGACAAGGGGAGCGCCCCTTATTCGCAGAGCTCATCCACCTTGAACGGCAACCTCTCGGTGGTGGCGATGGGCGATCTGCTGCTGCCCGCCCTGCTGGGTTTCACCGGATCGATTGAAATCGGGGGGATGAACCTGGCCAAGTACGACGAAACCATGACCACCGGCCCCAAACCAACGCGGCACATCAAGCTGGAGGGGGGTGGGGTCTTCTTCCTCTACGACGACGAAAGCGCCACCACCACCGACATCGTTCTGGACTCCTCTACCTTTGGAAACACCACGACCACCACCTACCTGCCCGGCATCCCCGCCGTCCAACGCTCCCTCTTCGGGGTGCGGGGCGGGGTTTATATTGCCCAAGACGACTACCAACAGAGGGTGGACGATTTCACCTACGCCATGCCTGGCGGCACCCTGCTCCAATACGCCAACGCCAACCTGAAATTCAATGGGGTCTACGCGGGCATCACCTACATTTCGAGCCTGGCCTCGGCCATCGAGGTCACCGACTCCTCTTACGGCGGCACCTACGAAAAACGTGAACTCAGCCAGTTCTACGTCGACCTCATCATGGGCAGCGTCACCCGAGACATGGCGCCGGTCTCCTCCCTTTCGTCGGCGCAGCAGGCGGCATTGGAAAACGGCATGAAGACCGAAAAAACCGGCTGGCGGGTCGGCTTCCGCCAAGAGGGTGGGGTCATGGCCCAGGACCTCCAGTTCGGCAAGCGGCCCGGCTACCCCAACAACTGGTACCTGGCTTACAACCTCGCCTTGGGGGTCGGATTCTAAGGTCGGCCCTCCCTGGTTCGGCGACAGGGTCGCCTCCTACAAAAGCCCACCCCGTAGGAGCGGACCCCGTCCGCGAACCGGCGAAGCAAAGCGCTTCGGCGACAGGGTCGCCTCCTACACCCCCCCTGGTTCGGCGACGGGGTCGCCTCCTACAAAAGCTCCCGCCTCGTAGGAGCGGACCCCGTCCGCGAACCGGCGGGGCAAAGCGGTTCGGCGACGGGGTCGCCTCCTACAAAAGCTCCCGCCCCGTAGGAGCGGACCCCGTCCGCGAACCGGCGAAGCAAAGCGGTTCGGCGACAGGGTCGCCTCCTACAAAAGCCCCCACCCGTAGGAGCGGACCCCGTCCGCGAACCGGCGGTGCACAGCGCTTCGGCTACACCCCCTCCCTGGTTCGGCGACGGGGTCGCCTCCTACAAAAGCTCCCGCCCCGTAGGAGCGGACCCCGTCCGCGAACCAGCGGAGAACGGCGCATCGGCCCACCCCCACGAACGAGGGGGTATGCCCCCCGCCTCTGGGCTACCATCATCTCCCCCTGCATGCTGCCCGGTCGGTCCCGCTCCCCGCCGCCCGCAATCCCCTTTCGCACCCAGGAGCCTCGCCATGGCCCCAACCGTGCTGCGCCCCCTGCACACCGCCTCCCCCCCCGCTTTTCTGGCGACAGCGGCCACCCTGGTTTTGGCGATCACCGCTGCCGCTCTGTTGCTGTTGCTCCAGCAACCTTGGCTCGGCCTGACCCTGACGCCGGGCGAGACAGGACTGCGCGTCGAGGCGGTCGATCCCGCCTCCCCCTGGCGGGGGGCGGTCGACCCGGGGCAGGAGATCGTGGCCCTGGGCGCTCCTGGCCAAACCCCCTTCGCGCTTGAGCCTGGCGATCTGGTGGAGGAGCCCGATCAACTCCCCTCCTCGGTCGAGGAGCACCGCTTCTTCACCCGGCAGGGGGCGATCCACACCCTGCTTCTGGCCCCCGAACCGACCCTGGTTATGGCCGACGGCCGAACCCTCGCCGCCACCCCCCTGCCCCATCGTCCCCTGGATTCGATCCCGGTCACCGGCTGGTTTCAGTGGGTGGTGGCGATGGCGACCGCCCTGCTCGGCCTGGGGGTACTCGCCTTTCGGCGTGCCTCGGCCGCCGCCTGGCTCTACGGCGTCAGCGGGGTGGCGCTGGCGCTGGCCTCCTGGTCGGCAGGGATCTACTCCAGCCGTGAGCTGGCGCTGGATGGCGCGACCTTCCACGCTCTGTCGATCCTCAATCATCTGGGGGCGGTGGGGCTTTATGCCCCGGCGATCCTAGGGCTGTTCACGATCTACCCGATCCCCCTGGTCCCCCGCCGCTGGCTGCTGGCCCTGTTCCTTCTTTTTCTCGGCATTTGGGCCGCCGAATCGGTCGCGTGGATTCAGGACAACGCCCTGGCGATCCACCTGCCGACCCTGGCCACCACCCTGACCGTCTTCCTTCTGGCGGGGTGGCAGTGGCGGGCGACCCGCACCGCCCCCCTGGAGCGGGCGGCCCTGAAGTGGATCGTCCTGACCTACGTGCTGGGGACCGCCCTGTTCATCGGCCTGATCGCCCTGCCGGGGGTACTCGGGGTCGCTCCGCCCCTCGATCAGGGCAGCGCCTTTCTTTTCTTCCTCTACGGTTTTGCCGGATTGGCGGCGGGGGTCGGCAGGCTGCGACTGTTCGAACTCGACTCCTGGTGGCCCCGCATCTGGAGCTGGCTTCTGGGGGGGGCGATGGTGGTGGGGCTCGACATCCTCTTCGTCGTGGCGCTGGAGCTGCCCGGCGAATGGGGGTTGTGGCTCGCCCTGGGGCTTTCGGGCTGGCTCTATTTCCCGCTGCGCCAACGGCTGTGGCGCTATTGGGTCGCCACCCCCCGGCAACGGCTGGAGGCCCACCTGCCCGAGCTGGTCCGCGCCGTTGCCTCGGCCCCCGATGCCGAGGCGATGGCCACGGCTTGGCGGCAACTGCTGGAGCACATGTTCCGCCCCCTGCACCTGACCCCCAGCCACGACCCGGTCGAGCACCCCCGGCTTGACGCCGACGGGATTGCCATGACGGTCCCCGGCCTGACCCCCGGTACCGCCTTGAACCTGGCCCTGCCCGACCGGGGGCAGCGACTGTTTCATCCCAGCGACCCGACCCTGGCCGAGGCGGCCTTGACCCTGGCGCGCCAAGCCTTTGCGGCCCGCCGGGCCCAGGACGAGGGGATGCGCCAGGAGCGCAGCCGCATCACCCGGGAACTGCACGACGGTCTGGGGGGAACCCTGCTGGCGATCATGCACGGCAGCGAACACCCCGAGGAGGGGGCGCTGGCCCGCAAAGCCTGGGGGGAGCTGCGGGAGATCATGGCGGCCCTGGAGGGAACCCCCCGCCCCTTGAACGTCGCGGCCAACGATTGGCTCGGCGATCTGCGTGTGGTGGTCACCGCAACCCAAGCCCGGTTGGAGGTGCACACCGACACCGGCGGCAACCCCCTGCTCGGCCCCACCGTGCAGCTCCACGCCCGGCGCATCCTGGCCGAGGGGGTGGCCAACGCCCTGCGCCACGGCGGCGCGACCCTCATCCAGGTCGGGATCGCCGTCGCGGGTCAGACCCTGCACCTGACGGTCGACAACGACGGCACCGCCCCGCCCCCCGAGCTGTGGAGCCGGGGCCGGGGGATGCACCATATTCTGCGGCGGGCCCAAAGCCTGGGGGGCAACGCCCAGTGGCACGCACGCACCCCCTCGGGCGCCCGCATGGAGGCGTGGCTGCCGTTGTCCCATCCTCAGGAGTCCCCGTCATGAAACACGCCCTGATCGTTGAGGACATCCCCGAAACCCGGACCTGGATGGGCAGGATCCTGGCGCTCGCCTTCCCCGGCATCGCAGTGCGCGCCGCCGCCACCCTGGAGGGGGCGCGGCGTCTGCTCGACGACCCCCTCGATCTGGCCCTGATCGACCTCAACCTCCCCGACGGTTTCGGGGCCGAGTTCATCGTCGAGGTGAAGGGCCGTTTTCCCGCAGCGGTCTGCGTGGTCGCCACCACCTTCGACGACGACGAACACCTGTTCCCCTCGTTGCAGGCGGGGGCCGACGGCTACCTGCTCAAGGACATGACGGTCGAGCAGATCCAAAACCTGCTGCTCGGAATCCAACGCGGGATCCCCCCCCTCTCCCCCGCGGTCGCCCGGCGGCTGCTCGGCCACTTCCGCGCCCCCCTCCCCACCGTCCCCTCCCGCCCTGAACTGACCCCCCGGGAGCAGGAGACCCTGGCCTTGATTGCCAAGGGGTTGAGCATCAAAGAGGCGGCGGCGATTTTGGACTTGAGCCAACACACGGTCGGGGGGTACGTGAAGGAGATCTACCGCAAACTGGGGATCGGCTCCCGAGCCGAAGCGGCACTGGAGGCCAGCCGCATGGGGTTGTTCGCCAAGGATTGACCCCGCCGTACAACGCGGTCGCGGCGCCCCCTCACACTTCTTTACAGTGAGTCGCCACACCCCAAGAATGGCCCCGTTCCGCATCCCGCCACGGATGGGCCCACGCTTGGCGCCCCGAGATTGCCATGACGTCCCATTCTCTCCCCCCTTTAAAAATCCTGGTCTGGGGTTGCGCCCTGGCGCTGCTGGCCTTGATCGGCGCCGTCGTCCTGGCGCTGGCCCCCCCACGACTCAACCTCCCCCTTGCCGTTGCGCAGAATGAGGTGGTGCTGGCCGCGCCGCTGGTCGCCGGAGCCGGCGACCGACCGATCCCGGCGGGGACGGCGGTGACCGCTCTGGGCGCCGACGACCTCCCCCCCCTTGAAATCACCCCCTTCGACCTGACCGAGGAGCCCGACACCCTGGAGAGCTGGGCGCGTTACAACCGCTTCCTGGCCCGACAGTCGCAGCTCCTCGCCCGGATGCAGGGGGGGCACCCCACCCTGTATGGGGCGGGATTCGATCCGCTGCCGCTGCACCCAACCCCCGCCCACCTCGCCGACCTGCCCCCCCTGTTCTGGGTGCAGTCTTTGAGCGGGGTGATCGGTTTTTTGCTTGGCTTGACGGTCTGGGCCTTTCGCCGCGAACTCGCACCGGCCCAGGCCTACATGATCGTGGGGATCGGCTTCCTCATTGCGGCCCTGCCCGCCGCCGTCTACGGCAGCCGGGAGCTGGCGCTCGACGGCGCGGTGTTCCGTGTGCTCTCCAGCCTCAACCACCTGGGATCGATCCTCTTCGCCGGGGCCTTGATGGGGCTGTTCTGGATCTACCCCACCGAGATTCGGGGGGGACGCCGGGCGATGCCGATCATCCTGGGCACTCTGGGGCTGTTCTGGGTCGCCGAAAACCTGCAATGGAGCGGCGGCATTGGCGACTGGAACGGCGTCATGATGCTCCCCATGCTCGGCATCCTCGTGCTCGCCGCCCTGCAATACCGGCGCAGCCGGGGGGAGCCGGTGCAGCGGGCGATCCTCAAATGGCTGGCCCTGAGCGCCATCGCCGGTACCGGCATCTTCTCGATCCTGGCGAT contains:
- a CDS encoding DNA-binding response regulator yields the protein MKHALIVEDIPETRTWMGRILALAFPGIAVRAAATLEGARRLLDDPLDLALIDLNLPDGFGAEFIVEVKGRFPAAVCVVATTFDDDEHLFPSLQAGADGYLLKDMTVEQIQNLLLGIQRGIPPLSPAVARRLLGHFRAPLPTVPSRPELTPREQETLALIAKGLSIKEAAAILDLSQHTVGGYVKEIYRKLGIGSRAEAALEASRMGLFAKD